A stretch of the Oceanicola sp. D3 genome encodes the following:
- a CDS encoding ABC transporter ATP-binding protein — translation MLLTAEDIHKSFPLASGEAQPVLSGVSLTLAAGETLALTGESGSGKSTLLHLLAGLDRPNSGTVTLNGAALSGLPDAARAEARRKHIGLIFQQFNLIPSLDVAANLSFQARLAGRHDPEWCEALAARLGLTPLLSAWPETLSGGQQQRLAIGRSLAAKPPLILADEPTGNLDEDNAASVLALMLELTAETGAALVTVTHSPNIAAAMSRRLHLSRGKLA, via the coding sequence ATGCTGCTGACCGCCGAAGATATCCACAAATCCTTTCCTCTCGCCTCGGGCGAGGCACAACCCGTGCTCTCCGGCGTCTCCCTCACCCTCGCCGCAGGCGAAACCCTTGCCCTGACGGGTGAAAGCGGCTCTGGTAAATCCACCCTGCTCCACCTGCTCGCCGGGCTCGACCGCCCCAACAGCGGCACCGTCACGCTGAATGGCGCAGCGCTCTCCGGCCTGCCGGATGCCGCCCGCGCCGAAGCCCGGCGCAAACACATCGGCCTGATCTTCCAGCAGTTCAACCTGATCCCCTCCCTCGACGTGGCCGCCAACCTCTCTTTTCAGGCCCGCCTCGCCGGGCGGCATGATCCGGAATGGTGCGAGGCGCTCGCGGCCCGCCTTGGCCTCACGCCGCTGCTCTCGGCATGGCCAGAAACCCTCTCCGGCGGCCAGCAGCAGCGCCTCGCCATTGGCCGGTCTCTGGCCGCAAAGCCGCCCCTGATCCTTGCCGACGAGCCCACCGGCAACCTCGACGAAGACAATGCCGCCTCCGTCCTCGCCCTCATGCTGGAGCTCACCGCCGAAACCGGCGCAGCCCTCGTCACCGTCACCCACTCGCCAAACATCGCCGCCGCCATGTCCCGCCGCCTGCACCTCTCCCGGGGCAAGCTGGCATGA
- a CDS encoding DUF1513 domain-containing protein, with the protein MLPRRQFLAGLAAAASLPRSSWADAGAPAYLAAARDPSGAYCLCGLSPAGALRFRIPLPDRGHAAAAHPTRPFAVAFARRPGRFALVIDCATGQQTARLEAPNGRHFYGHGAFLHGGTLLATSENDYAAGRGVIGLWAPDEGYARIGEVPSGGIGPHEILTLPGDETLLVANGGLQTHPDHSRRVLNLTDMRPNLAVVSPDRGPLTVSELPSELAANSIRHLALRPDGLAGFAMQWQRDVVEPVPLLGLWQAGAALRLCTAPPLRALAMEGYAGSVAFSGDGAFVGITSPRGGEVQLFNAETAALVAHWRRADICGLAPSGAGFLASDGMGGLFQLSATGTAQLLARHDAAWDNHLVPLRHL; encoded by the coding sequence ATGCTCCCCCGTCGCCAGTTCCTCGCAGGCCTCGCCGCCGCCGCCTCTCTGCCCCGCAGCTCATGGGCCGATGCAGGCGCGCCCGCCTACCTTGCCGCCGCGCGTGACCCGTCCGGCGCCTACTGCCTCTGTGGCCTCTCCCCCGCCGGGGCGCTGCGCTTTCGCATCCCGCTCCCCGACCGGGGCCATGCCGCCGCCGCCCACCCCACACGCCCCTTTGCGGTTGCCTTCGCCCGCCGTCCCGGCCGCTTTGCACTGGTGATCGACTGCGCCACCGGCCAGCAAACCGCGCGGCTGGAGGCCCCAAACGGGCGGCATTTCTACGGCCACGGGGCCTTCCTCCACGGCGGCACCCTGCTCGCCACCTCCGAAAACGACTATGCGGCAGGCCGGGGTGTCATCGGCCTCTGGGCTCCTGACGAGGGCTATGCCCGCATTGGCGAAGTGCCCTCCGGCGGGATCGGCCCGCATGAAATCCTCACCCTGCCGGGCGACGAAACCCTGCTGGTCGCCAACGGCGGGCTGCAAACCCACCCCGACCACAGCCGCAGGGTGCTGAACCTCACCGACATGCGCCCCAACCTCGCCGTGGTCTCCCCCGACCGCGGGCCGCTGACGGTCTCCGAGCTGCCCTCCGAACTGGCCGCCAACTCCATCCGCCACCTCGCCCTGCGCCCCGATGGGCTGGCGGGCTTTGCCATGCAGTGGCAACGCGACGTGGTCGAACCGGTGCCGCTGCTGGGCCTCTGGCAGGCCGGGGCTGCGCTACGGCTCTGCACGGCCCCGCCGCTGCGGGCGCTGGCGATGGAAGGCTACGCAGGTTCGGTCGCCTTCTCGGGAGACGGGGCCTTCGTCGGCATCACCTCGCCGCGCGGCGGCGAGGTGCAACTCTTCAACGCCGAGACGGCAGCTCTCGTCGCCCATTGGCGGCGGGCCGACATCTGCGGTCTGGCCCCCTCTGGCGCAGGGTTTCTGGCCTCCGACGGCATGGGCGGGCTGTTCCAGCTCTCTGCCACCGGCACGGCGCAGCTGCTCGCCCGCCATGATGCGGCGTGGGACAATCACCTCGTCCCGCTCCGCCACCTCTAA
- a CDS encoding ImuA family protein, with protein MPHDPLSHMPHRPRRLCEITGEFALATGRVHEFCGSARRTLALAVAGRLSGPVLWITPGWQDAGFCGEGVVRWIDPGRLLVVRARRPMEMLWCMEEALRSGAVPLVVTELDAPPAMVPVRRLHLAAGEPEGPAPLGLILTPGKGGAPGIESRWHAAPAHGRGLTRWQLRRLRARMAPPAAWHLAQPAPRAALTLSPLTALKETA; from the coding sequence ATGCCCCATGACCCGCTCTCTCACATGCCCCACCGGCCCCGCCGCCTCTGCGAAATCACCGGAGAGTTCGCGCTGGCCACGGGGCGGGTGCACGAGTTTTGCGGCTCCGCCCGCCGCACGCTGGCGCTGGCGGTGGCAGGGCGGCTTTCGGGGCCAGTGCTCTGGATCACCCCGGGCTGGCAGGACGCCGGGTTTTGCGGCGAAGGCGTGGTGCGCTGGATTGATCCGGGGCGGCTTCTGGTGGTGCGAGCCCGGCGCCCGATGGAGATGCTCTGGTGCATGGAAGAGGCGCTGCGCTCGGGCGCGGTTCCGCTGGTGGTCACAGAACTGGACGCGCCACCGGCGATGGTCCCGGTGCGGCGGCTGCACCTCGCGGCGGGCGAGCCGGAAGGCCCCGCGCCGCTGGGGCTGATCCTGACCCCCGGCAAGGGCGGCGCGCCCGGAATCGAAAGCCGCTGGCACGCCGCCCCCGCTCATGGCCGGGGCCTCACCCGCTGGCAGCTGCGGCGGCTGCGCGCCCGCATGGCCCCGCCCGCCGCATGGCACCTCGCCCAGCCCGCCCCCCGCGCCGCGCTCACGCTGAGCCCGCTCACCGCACTGAAAGAAACCGCTTAG
- a CDS encoding imelysin family protein: MRLLIAALLLLLLAAPPLSAGVPEAIEGHIQPRHAAFAEAASALDEAARADCTAEALKPAYHAAFDGWIGVQHLALGPLQEIGGPLALEFWPDAKGFTARQLSLLTKAADPATTTPEGFAQQSVAVQGFMALERMLYDDTFTGYAPGSYSCALVQAIAHDIAAKAQNLQAGWPGAADALLTAGAEGNSAYLTPAEAAQALFTALITGIEYNDDARLARPLGSLERPRPTRAEAWRSGRSQRNLALSLAALDEFAHLLADGTASETASLFDDAQGWLAKLDEPAFAGVADPVARMGIESLTSYLDLLKETAAAEIGAHLNVGQGFNALDGD, translated from the coding sequence ATGCGCCTCCTGATCGCCGCGCTCCTCCTCCTCCTCCTCGCCGCGCCGCCGCTCTCGGCGGGCGTGCCCGAGGCCATCGAAGGCCACATCCAGCCCCGTCACGCCGCCTTCGCCGAGGCCGCCTCCGCGCTGGATGAGGCCGCCCGCGCCGATTGCACCGCCGAGGCGCTGAAGCCCGCCTATCACGCCGCCTTTGACGGCTGGATCGGCGTGCAGCACCTCGCGCTCGGCCCCTTGCAAGAGATCGGCGGCCCCCTCGCGCTGGAGTTCTGGCCCGATGCCAAGGGCTTCACCGCCCGCCAACTCTCCCTGCTCACCAAGGCGGCAGACCCGGCCACCACCACGCCCGAAGGCTTCGCCCAGCAATCCGTGGCTGTGCAGGGTTTCATGGCGCTGGAGCGGATGCTCTACGACGACACCTTCACCGGCTATGCCCCCGGCAGCTATTCCTGCGCGCTGGTGCAGGCCATCGCCCATGACATCGCCGCCAAGGCGCAAAACCTGCAGGCGGGCTGGCCCGGTGCCGCCGATGCGCTGCTGACGGCAGGGGCCGAGGGCAACAGCGCCTACCTCACCCCCGCCGAGGCCGCGCAGGCGCTCTTCACCGCGCTGATCACCGGCATCGAATACAACGACGACGCCCGCCTCGCCCGCCCGCTCGGCTCGCTCGAACGGCCCCGCCCCACCCGCGCCGAAGCCTGGCGCTCGGGCCGATCCCAGCGCAACCTCGCCCTCTCGCTGGCAGCGCTGGACGAGTTCGCGCACCTGCTCGCCGATGGCACCGCCAGCGAAACCGCATCGCTCTTCGATGACGCGCAAGGCTGGCTCGCCAAGCTCGATGAGCCCGCCTTCGCCGGTGTCGCAGATCCTGTCGCCCGGATGGGGATCGAAAGCCTCACCTCCTACCTCGACCTGCTGAAAGAAACCGCCGCCGCCGAAATTGGCGCGCATCTGAACGTCGGCCAGGGCTTCAACGCGCTCGACGGCGACTGA
- a CDS encoding EF-hand domain-containing protein encodes MIRPRTLMVSPLILPLLLLVLLLILPAPPLVAQGVNPSKAEVNAFTGADRNKDGMLTRKEFRSFVRAMAKAGQSTAKTIVTFGAYGYAFRRVDANRDGLASPAELRGADEAYKRE; translated from the coding sequence ATGATCCGCCCCCGCACCCTCATGGTCTCCCCCCTGATCCTGCCCCTGTTGCTTCTGGTCCTGCTGCTGATCCTGCCTGCCCCGCCGCTGGTGGCACAGGGGGTGAACCCCTCGAAGGCAGAGGTAAACGCCTTCACCGGGGCCGACCGCAACAAGGACGGCATGCTCACACGCAAGGAGTTTCGCAGCTTCGTGCGCGCCATGGCCAAGGCCGGGCAATCCACCGCCAAAACCATCGTCACCTTCGGGGCCTACGGCTACGCCTTCCGCCGGGTGGACGCCAACCGCGACGGGCTGGCCTCCCCGGCAGAGCTGCGCGGCGCGGATGAGGCCTACAAACGCGAGTGA
- the metG gene encoding methionine--tRNA ligase, with the protein MPRTLITSAIPYINGIKHLGNLVGSQLPADLYARYCRARGDEVLFLCSTDEHGTPAELAAAKAGKPVAEFCAEMHAVQAEIGKGFGLSFDHFGRSSSPQNHRLTQHFAGALAENGLIEEVSEKQVYSNADGRFLPDRYIEGTCPNCGYDKARGDQCENCTKQLDPTDLIEPRSAISGSTDLEVRETKHLYLRQRSLRDDLSKWIDSKTDWPILTTSIAKKWLNDGDGLQDRGITRDLDWGIPVRRGQEPWPGMEGKVFYVWFDAPIEYIACAAEWSDANGTEDEAWWKWWRTDEGADDVRYVQFMGKDNVPFHTLSFPATILGSGEPWKLVDYIKSFNYLNYEGGQFSTSQGRGVFQDQALEILPADYWRWWLLSHAPETNDTEFTWETFQQDVNKDLADVLGNFVSRVTKFCRSKWGEEVPAGGALSERGAALIDDLQGKFAEYTAQMDAIEVRRAASTLRSIWVAGNEFLQAAAPWTTFKEDPEAAAADIRLALNLIRLYAVLSAPFIPFTAQRMLADMGTDDSSWPGDLSAALTRLKPGHGFTVPDVLFAKIADEEREDWAARFSGTRS; encoded by the coding sequence ATGCCACGCACGCTCATCACTTCCGCCATTCCCTACATCAATGGCATCAAACACCTCGGCAACCTCGTCGGCTCCCAGCTCCCGGCCGATCTCTACGCCCGCTATTGCCGGGCGCGCGGCGACGAGGTGCTGTTTCTCTGCTCAACCGACGAGCACGGCACCCCCGCCGAGCTGGCCGCCGCCAAGGCCGGCAAGCCGGTGGCCGAGTTCTGCGCCGAGATGCACGCGGTGCAGGCCGAGATCGGCAAGGGATTCGGCCTCTCCTTCGACCACTTCGGCCGCTCCTCCTCGCCGCAAAACCACCGCCTCACCCAGCACTTCGCCGGCGCGCTGGCCGAGAACGGTCTGATCGAGGAAGTTTCCGAAAAGCAGGTCTATTCCAACGCCGATGGCCGCTTCCTGCCGGATCGCTACATCGAGGGCACCTGCCCCAACTGCGGCTATGACAAGGCCCGCGGCGACCAATGCGAAAACTGCACCAAGCAGCTCGACCCGACAGACCTGATCGAACCCCGCTCCGCCATCTCCGGCTCCACCGACCTTGAAGTGCGCGAAACCAAGCACCTCTACCTGCGCCAGCGGAGCCTGCGCGACGACCTTTCCAAATGGATCGACAGCAAAACCGATTGGCCCATCCTCACCACCTCCATCGCCAAGAAGTGGCTGAACGACGGCGACGGCCTGCAAGACCGGGGCATCACCCGTGATCTCGACTGGGGCATCCCGGTGCGCCGCGGGCAAGAGCCTTGGCCGGGCATGGAAGGCAAGGTCTTCTACGTCTGGTTCGACGCGCCGATCGAATACATCGCCTGCGCGGCCGAATGGTCCGACGCCAACGGCACCGAGGATGAGGCCTGGTGGAAGTGGTGGCGCACCGACGAGGGCGCCGATGATGTCCGCTACGTCCAGTTCATGGGCAAAGACAACGTGCCCTTCCACACCCTCTCCTTCCCCGCCACCATCCTCGGCTCCGGCGAGCCGTGGAAGCTGGTCGACTACATCAAATCGTTCAACTACCTGAACTACGAAGGCGGCCAATTCTCCACGAGCCAAGGCCGCGGCGTGTTTCAGGATCAGGCGCTGGAGATCCTCCCCGCCGACTACTGGCGCTGGTGGCTGCTCTCCCACGCCCCCGAAACCAACGATACCGAATTCACTTGGGAGACCTTCCAGCAGGATGTGAACAAGGATCTCGCCGACGTGCTGGGCAACTTCGTTTCCCGCGTCACCAAGTTCTGCCGCTCCAAATGGGGCGAAGAGGTGCCCGCCGGGGGCGCGCTTTCCGAGCGGGGCGCCGCGCTGATCGACGACCTGCAAGGCAAGTTTGCCGAGTATACCGCCCAGATGGACGCCATCGAAGTCCGCCGCGCGGCCTCCACCCTCCGCTCGATCTGGGTGGCGGGCAATGAATTTCTGCAAGCGGCAGCCCCCTGGACCACCTTCAAGGAAGATCCCGAGGCCGCAGCCGCAGACATCCGCCTCGCGCTCAACCTCATCCGCCTCTACGCGGTGCTCTCGGCCCCCTTCATCCCCTTCACCGCCCAGCGGATGCTGGCAGACATGGGCACGGATGACAGCTCATGGCCGGGCGACCTTTCCGCCGCGCTTACAAGGCTGAAACCGGGGCATGGCTTCACCGTTCCCGATGTGCTCTTCGCCAAGATCGCCGACGAAGAGCGCGAAGATTGGGCCGCCCGGTTTTCCGGCACACGCAGCTGA
- a CDS encoding MFS transporter, producing MRLLLSFAPLLASVALLQLSSGGLGPMDALSGLTLGFSTGEIGLLGSAHFTGFFLGCWWAPRLMGSVGHARAFAAFTALGAIGLLAHMLLTTPWAWAGMRVASGLCIAGCYTVIEAWLQARVTNATRGRAMGSYRLVDMGGSLLAQLLVGMLEPATYAAYTLLAILCCAALLPLTLTTTAQPATPAAPRLRPALAFTRSPLAGAAVLAAGLTSGSFRTVGPVYGQAVGLAPEQIGLFLAIWIGGGALAQWPAGWLADRYDRRWVLIALSIASTLACLATIATSGSTAAILATAAIFGAASFPIYSVAAAHAHDWASDDERVELSAALMFAFAAGAIAAPLTASWLMAATGPAALFWLIAAAHVALAVIGTFRMRARPTSAERTPYVYAPRTSFLIGLLTGRQRKDP from the coding sequence ATGCGCCTCCTGCTCTCCTTCGCCCCGCTGCTCGCCTCTGTGGCCCTGCTCCAGCTCTCCTCGGGCGGGCTCGGGCCGATGGACGCGCTCTCGGGGCTGACGCTGGGCTTCTCCACCGGCGAAATCGGCCTGCTCGGCTCGGCCCATTTCACCGGCTTCTTCCTCGGCTGCTGGTGGGCACCCCGGCTCATGGGCTCTGTCGGCCACGCCCGCGCCTTCGCCGCCTTCACCGCGCTGGGGGCCATCGGGCTGCTGGCCCACATGCTGCTCACCACCCCCTGGGCCTGGGCCGGAATGCGGGTGGCCTCGGGCCTCTGCATCGCCGGTTGCTACACCGTCATCGAAGCCTGGCTTCAGGCGCGGGTGACCAACGCCACCCGGGGCCGCGCGATGGGCAGCTACCGGCTGGTCGACATGGGCGGCTCGCTGCTCGCCCAGTTGCTCGTTGGCATGCTGGAGCCCGCCACCTATGCCGCCTACACCCTGCTGGCGATCCTCTGCTGCGCCGCCCTGCTGCCGCTGACACTCACCACCACCGCCCAGCCCGCCACGCCCGCCGCACCCCGGCTGCGCCCCGCGCTCGCCTTCACCCGCTCCCCGCTGGCCGGGGCGGCGGTGCTGGCCGCCGGGCTCACCTCGGGCAGCTTCCGCACCGTCGGCCCGGTCTATGGCCAGGCCGTGGGGCTCGCGCCCGAGCAGATCGGCCTGTTTCTCGCCATCTGGATCGGCGGCGGTGCACTGGCGCAATGGCCCGCAGGCTGGCTCGCAGACCGCTATGACAGGCGCTGGGTGCTCATCGCCCTCTCCATCGCCTCCACGCTGGCCTGCCTCGCCACCATCGCCACCTCCGGCTCCACCGCCGCCATCCTCGCCACGGCGGCCATCTTCGGGGCCGCCAGCTTCCCGATCTACTCGGTCGCCGCCGCCCACGCGCACGATTGGGCGTCGGATGACGAACGGGTCGAGCTTTCCGCCGCGCTGATGTTCGCCTTCGCCGCCGGGGCCATCGCCGCGCCCCTCACCGCCTCATGGCTGATGGCCGCCACCGGCCCCGCCGCGCTGTTCTGGCTCATCGCCGCCGCCCATGTGGCCCTCGCCGTGATCGGCACCTTCCGGATGCGCGCGCGCCCGACCAGCGCCGAGCGCACCCCCTACGTCTACGCCCCGCGCACCAGCTTCCTGATCGGCCTGCTCACCGGGCGGCAGCGCAAGGACCCGTAG
- a CDS encoding response regulator transcription factor: MKERGAYHAVVADDHAIVRSGLRSALETPGHIEERGITVVAEAENGLEAIAACRAHRPDLLLLDVQMPMAGGVEVVVEVQRWSPDTRIVVLTGVSAVGIVASLVESGVHGLFSKGDDNSELYAKLPGILRGQRHIAARFMEVLKDKPAGEQLTGRERQILNMIIAGHSNKEIAGHLGISAKTVDKHRTSMMQKLDVHSVPQLMAFALREGLVDPSAEL, encoded by the coding sequence ATGAAAGAGCGTGGAGCCTACCATGCGGTTGTCGCGGACGATCATGCAATAGTCCGCAGCGGATTGCGCTCCGCGCTAGAAACCCCGGGCCATATCGAAGAACGCGGCATCACCGTGGTCGCAGAGGCCGAAAACGGGCTGGAGGCCATCGCCGCCTGCCGCGCCCACCGCCCCGACCTGCTGCTGCTCGACGTGCAAATGCCGATGGCGGGCGGCGTGGAGGTGGTGGTGGAGGTGCAACGCTGGAGCCCCGACACCCGCATCGTCGTGCTCACCGGCGTCAGCGCCGTCGGCATCGTGGCGTCTCTGGTCGAGAGCGGCGTGCACGGGCTGTTTTCCAAGGGTGACGACAACTCCGAGCTCTACGCCAAGCTGCCCGGCATCCTGCGCGGCCAACGCCACATCGCGGCGCGCTTCATGGAGGTGCTAAAGGACAAGCCCGCAGGCGAGCAGCTCACCGGGCGCGAGCGCCAGATCCTCAACATGATCATCGCCGGCCACTCCAACAAGGAAATCGCCGGTCACCTCGGCATTTCCGCCAAGACCGTCGACAAGCACCGCACCTCGATGATGCAAAAGCTCGATGTGCATTCGGTGCCGCAACTCATGGCCTTCGCCCTGCGCGAAGGGCTGGTGGACCCGTCAGCTGAGCTCTGA
- a CDS encoding MATE family efflux transporter, which translates to MTDSPYLSAPLWPLLLRTALPISMVMMLHGLLSVVDAIFLGRYVGAEALAAVTLVFPAVMLLAALGTLVSSGMASVVARALGAGDESGAARAFGGAHGLALAIWLGVCALGTLAGPGLVRLLADGDAALAGMGWRYIAILGGGGLIGLVLTLQTDALRVEGRVPFMAGMSLTVTLGNGVMDWLFIAVFGWGVAGSALATLAAQGAAVLVVLWLRARGRLVLALPRPARARWGEMLALGAPQSLSFLGIALSSGAVVAMLRLLDGTGTEALIAAYGIYLRVMAFAFLGMLGLGQALQAIAGTCHGAGLPARANGALRRAMVAALVYCAVIELGLIAARGTLGAVFTEDAAVQAALAGILPVILALYVLVGPVSMVSTFFQAIGDARRAALLGLSRVYLLMIPLSLTLPLALDERGLWMAPPIADVAMVALCVTVLWRRALRRGQGLLAVSG; encoded by the coding sequence ATGACAGACTCGCCCTACCTCTCCGCCCCCCTTTGGCCGCTCCTGCTGCGCACTGCGCTGCCAATCTCGATGGTGATGATGCTGCATGGGCTGCTCAGCGTGGTCGATGCGATCTTTCTGGGCCGCTACGTGGGGGCCGAGGCGCTGGCGGCGGTGACGCTGGTGTTTCCGGCGGTGATGCTGCTGGCGGCGCTGGGCACACTTGTCTCAAGCGGCATGGCCTCGGTGGTGGCGCGGGCGTTGGGGGCGGGTGACGAGAGCGGCGCGGCGCGGGCCTTTGGCGGGGCGCATGGGCTGGCGCTGGCGATCTGGCTAGGGGTCTGCGCACTGGGTACGCTGGCCGGGCCGGGGCTGGTGCGGCTTCTGGCCGATGGCGACGCGGCACTGGCGGGGATGGGCTGGCGTTACATTGCCATTCTGGGCGGCGGCGGGCTGATCGGGCTGGTGCTGACGCTGCAGACAGATGCGCTGCGGGTGGAGGGGCGGGTGCCCTTCATGGCGGGGATGTCGCTCACCGTGACGCTGGGCAACGGGGTGATGGACTGGCTCTTCATCGCTGTCTTCGGCTGGGGCGTCGCGGGCTCGGCACTGGCCACGCTGGCGGCGCAGGGGGCGGCTGTGCTGGTGGTGCTCTGGCTCAGGGCGCGGGGGCGGCTGGTGCTGGCGCTGCCCCGGCCCGCCCGGGCACGCTGGGGCGAGATGCTGGCGCTGGGTGCGCCGCAGAGCCTGAGCTTTCTGGGGATCGCGCTGAGCAGCGGGGCTGTGGTGGCAATGCTGCGCCTGCTGGACGGGACCGGGACAGAGGCGCTGATTGCGGCCTACGGGATTTACCTGCGGGTGATGGCCTTTGCCTTTCTGGGCATGCTGGGGCTGGGGCAGGCGCTTCAGGCGATTGCCGGCACCTGCCATGGCGCCGGGCTGCCCGCGCGGGCCAACGGGGCGTTGCGCCGGGCGATGGTGGCGGCCCTCGTCTATTGCGCGGTCATCGAGTTGGGGCTGATCGCGGCGCGTGGCACGCTGGGCGCGGTCTTTACCGAGGACGCGGCGGTGCAGGCGGCGCTTGCGGGTATTCTGCCGGTGATCCTCGCGCTTTACGTTCTGGTTGGCCCGGTCAGCATGGTGTCGACCTTCTTTCAGGCCATTGGCGATGCGCGGCGGGCGGCGCTGCTGGGGCTGTCGCGGGTGTATCTGCTGATGATCCCGCTGTCGCTGACCCTGCCGCTGGCCCTCGACGAGCGCGGGCTGTGGATGGCCCCGCCGATTGCGGATGTGGCGATGGTGGCGCTGTGCGTCACGGTGCTGTGGCGGCGCGCGCTGCGCCGGGGGCAGGGGCTGCTGGCTGTCTCGGGGTGA
- a CDS encoding PAS domain S-box protein, with the protein MSPLPQLQNASTEPDAGFDALFSTEPLLLHSIDENGTLLNVSNAWARLLGYSREDLIGKRTLDIMSPESRAYALTTGLPLLFSRGSVTNIPYEFIRADGRPIPVLLSAGAMRDSSGRFLRSLTVITDDRRARYAERELDARDRREAGGSEALRELLERLGHETRTPLGAILGFAALMEQGDLPEEQRARLAQVMKAAESLRAQLDSVLSEAEQSLAQRRKRSAPMGQHGAKGLPKQQLPLAPMRVLLALAEAHQQDSLRELLRAGGHQVVTVANGYEAIEALFAGPIDLAVMDLDMPGLSGPATVAQIRNSGRAFRNIPVIACSDGKAPALSDLRAMGMNAHIPYTCTLGTLDAQIRRALEAPTS; encoded by the coding sequence ATGAGCCCTCTTCCACAATTGCAGAACGCCTCCACCGAGCCCGATGCCGGGTTCGACGCCCTGTTTTCCACCGAGCCGCTGCTGCTGCACTCCATTGACGAAAACGGCACGCTGCTGAATGTCTCCAACGCATGGGCCCGCCTGCTCGGCTACAGCCGCGAAGACCTGATCGGCAAGCGCACGCTCGATATCATGTCGCCCGAATCGCGCGCCTATGCGCTCACCACCGGGCTGCCGCTGCTGTTTTCGCGCGGCAGCGTCACCAATATCCCCTACGAATTCATCCGTGCCGACGGGCGGCCCATTCCGGTGCTGCTCTCCGCCGGGGCAATGCGAGACAGTTCGGGCCGGTTCCTGCGCAGCCTGACCGTCATCACCGACGACCGCCGCGCGCGCTATGCCGAGCGCGAGCTTGATGCCCGCGACCGGCGCGAAGCGGGCGGCAGCGAGGCCCTGCGCGAGCTGCTGGAGCGACTGGGGCATGAAACCCGCACACCCCTTGGCGCCATCCTCGGCTTTGCAGCTCTGATGGAGCAAGGCGACCTGCCCGAAGAGCAACGCGCACGGCTGGCGCAGGTGATGAAGGCCGCCGAAAGCCTCCGGGCCCAGCTCGACTCTGTGCTCTCCGAGGCAGAACAGAGCCTCGCCCAGCGCCGCAAGCGCAGCGCGCCGATGGGGCAGCACGGGGCCAAGGGCCTGCCCAAACAGCAGCTGCCCCTCGCCCCGATGCGCGTGCTCCTCGCTCTCGCAGAGGCCCACCAGCAAGACAGCCTGCGCGAGCTTCTGCGCGCGGGCGGGCATCAGGTTGTCACCGTCGCCAATGGCTATGAGGCCATCGAGGCGCTCTTCGCCGGGCCGATCGACCTTGCGGTGATGGATCTCGATATGCCCGGCCTCTCCGGCCCCGCCACCGTGGCCCAAATCCGCAACTCCGGCCGCGCCTTTCGCAACATCCCGGTGATCGCCTGCTCTGACGGCAAGGCCCCAGCTCTGTCCGACTTGCGCGCCATGGGGATGAACGCCCACATCCCCTACACCTGCACCCTCGGCACGCTGGATGCCCAAATTCGCCGCGCGCTGGAGGCCCCAACCTCCTAG